The DNA segment TTATGACCGTGCGCATACCATTTTAACAGCCATTGGTGATAATGTGGTTGCCGATGATTTGGTTAAGCCTGGGCATATTTTTCCAATTATGGCACAAACAGGTGGTGTATTAACGCGAGCAGGTCATACTGAAGCAAGTTGTGACTTGGCCCGTTTAGCTGGATTAAAGCCAGCTTCGGTATTAGTTGAAATACTAAATGATGACGGTACGATGGCAAGAGGCGATGACTTATTTAAAGTTGCAGCTAAACATCAGTTAAAAATTGGCACCATTGCTGATTTGATCCGTTATCGTATTGAGCATGAAAAAACAGTAGAGCCTGTTTCTATTATGCCTATTGAGACAGCTTATGGTGCATTTCAAATGCATAGTTATTTAGATAAAGTTGATAATCGTATTCATTTTGCATTAACAAAAGGTAATCTCTTACAAGCTGAAAAAGTTACAGTGAGAGTACATTATCAAGATATGTTTGCAGATTTAATTCGTGTTAATCATTTGCCACAAAGCTGGCGTTTTGACAAAGCATTAGAAAAAATTGCTCAATCAGATGCAGGTGTTATGGTCTTATTATCAGGAAATGAGCACTCAAGTGAAATATTTAATCGTCTCGAAACATTAGCAAATGACAAAACGATAAAAGATCATGAAGTTGAAACACATGATGAAGCTTTTAAGATGATTGGCACAGGCGCAAGGATCCTTAAAGATCTAGGTGTTAAGCAGATGCGTCTTTTAAGTTCACCTCGACGCTATAATGCATTAAGTGGTTTTGATCTAGAAGTTGTTGAGTATATTGATGAATTATCATAATGAAATAAAGAGTAAATTTAAGAAGGGTTTTAAAATGTCTTATCGAGTAGTTGAAGGTAACTATATATATAATGGTGAACGTATTGGTATCGTTGCATCAAGATTTAATAGCTTAGTTGTTGAAAGCCTAATTAAAGGTGCCATTGATGCATTAGTTCGCCATGGTGTTAGTGCTGAGAATATTGACGTTATTTATGTCCCTGGTGCTTATGAGCTGCCATTGGCTACACAAAGAATGGCAAATAAAAATCGCTATGGTGGTATTATCGCTTTAGGTGCAGTCATTCGAGGTGGCACGGTCCACTTTGATTATGTTGCTGGCGAGTGTGCTAAAGGGTTGGCACAAGTATCTTTAAACCATGATATAGCAGTTTCATTTGGTGTACTTACAACAGATACGATTGAGCAAGCTGTCGAGCGTGCTGGTACAAAAGCAGGCAATAAAGGTGCTGATGCAGCACTTGCATTATTAGAAAGTATGAATGTACTTGCTGAAATTGAGGCTTTATAAATCATGTCACTTAAAATAAAACTAAGAAAGCGTGCTCGATTTCATGCCATTCAAGCACTTTATCAACGTGAGATGGCGGGTACTGATTATATCGAATTACGTGTACAATTTTATGAAGATAATTTACAACGCCACCCAGTCGATTGGGAATTTTTTCATGATTTAATCAATGGTGTTGAACAACATCAATTAGCACTAGATGATATGATTCGCCCACTTGTGGCAAGGGAATTCGAGACAGTTAATCCAGTTGAATTAGCGATCTTACGTTTAGGTGCTTATGAATTATGCCATCGCTTGGAGATTCCATTTCAGGTAATCGTTAATGAATATGTAGAGCATGCAAAAGATTTAGGTGCAACCGATGGTCATCGCTTTGTCAATGGCCTTTTAGATCGCCTATCTCATCAAGTTAGAGCTGAAGCATCCTAAAAGATTTAGCTTTATATCATTAACTCGTTATTTATCATCTATACTTACATTACTTAAGTGACAGAATTAAATGATTGATTAAGCATATGTAATGATGAAAATGCGCTATATAAACTATTTTTTCATAGTCATTAGTATTTGTTTTATTTATCTTATGATGTTTAATATTACACTTGCCAATGATGTGAATGAAAAAACTAAAGCCTCTAACCCACAGCCTGTGATTATTGGTATTTATATTACTGATATTTTTGGCGGTGATATTTCAAATAAAAGCGTTGATATTGCTTTTTGGTTATGGGTTATATACAAAGATAAAACATTAAGCCCATTAGAGCATATCGATATTGTTAATGCTGAAAGTATTAAACGCTTAAGTTATGAGGTAACACGATTAGATGATGGTTATTATTGGGCTGGTGGTAAATATCATGCCAAATTACATCAAAACTGGGACTTTAGAAGCTATCCATTAGACAGTCAAGGCATTACATTTGTATTTGAAGATACTCGTTATAGTTCTGATGAGCTTATTTATGTTATTGATAATGCTGATAGTGATGTTGATTTACAAGTGTCATTAGATGGCTGGAAAGTATTAAATAGTTATTGGAAATTAAATAATTATCACTATAAATCCAATTTTGGTGTTATCAATGAAGATCGTACGCATGATACAACATATTCACGAGCTATTTATAAAATTGAATTAGAAAGAGAAGGCGTACGTAAACTAATACAAGTTTTTGGTGTTGCCTATTTGGCTTGTTTTTTAGCCTTTTGTATTTATTTTTTACCGTTAAATGAATTGCGTGGGCGCTTAGGCTTAATTACCGGTGCGATTTTTGCATTAGTTGGAAATAAATTACTAACAGACAGTTATCTACCGCAGGCAACAGGACTTACTTTAGTTGATCTTGTGCAATTGACTTCGATGGTTTTCTTATGTTTTACGATATTGATGACGGTCATTATTTACTATTTTCACAAGCATCAGCGTATTAGACTTGCAAGATGGGTTAATAGTATTTGTATTATTTTAGCAATTATTGCCGTACCTGGCTCGCAGGTATTTTTATTGCTATCGCACTATCATCATTGATCATTAAATAATCTTTTCTTATGTTTTATTATTAAATATTTAAGAATTATTGTTTCAATTAATCGTTATATTTCATTGCTATTCATTATGTATGATTTTTTTTTAAAAGTAAGATTTTAGTTGGTAATTAATCAGTTTATTATATGAAATAAGAAAATTAAATGGATGTTTTTTGATTAAATATGTTACAGATTATTCATTTAATGTAATTGACAGAGCCTTTAATCATCCTTAATTTTAGTCTTGCGATGGATTTGAAAAAACGATAAGGAATATCGATATGTTTGAGAATGTTGTTACTATAATATCTTCATTTGTTAAAGCCTCTCAGCAAAGAAAAGAAGCTGAGATTGCTTTTAAAATAAAAATTGATGAGTTGGCTAGAAATGCACTGGAAGAATATAAAAAAAATTCTAGCTCAGGTAGTTATGAAGCATGTAAAAAAAATGTTAATACTATTCTTAAAGATCTTTCAGATTCAAAAATAACGCCATTAGAAGCAATTAAGTTATTGTGTAAGCAGGGTCATTTTAATGATGGTACAACCTATATATCAAGTAAGGCTTCATTTAATACCAATTTTTATTATAATCTAGCATTATGGTGTGCAGAAAACTATCCTCATGACTCTGATACAAGTGTTCAGTTAGTAGATAATAAAAATGATTTTATTGCATTAAGCAAAGACCACTATATAGATTTTATGTTAAATACGTTAGAAAGTAGCGCTGTTCAAATTAATGCTAATCGCATTAGGGGAAAGCAAGTGCTTAGTCCCGAGATTATGGCAAATGCAATTGCTATACTCCATCATACGAATCCAGTTAAATTTTACAGCTTATTACAAGAAGCAAAAGCTGATGCACTTGCTGAATTTAAGGGTTCATATATTTCGGATACACTATTTTCTTATATATCACAGAATTATAATAATAGGTGTGAAAATGTAAAAAAAATTGCAGTTGAAGTACCAAAAGATGCAGAGGAAGCAAGTAGACTATCACAAAAAGCTTTATTTAGTTTATGTTATGAAGGTGGTTGGAGTTCTGGATCATATAATACTTCATTTCTTTTTCATCTGTGTAAAAAAGTATCTAAGGAAGTTGGATTGTCATGTGTTACAAAAATAGGTGATTCTAGTTTGAGAGATCTAGTCACAACGCATAATCAGACAATTTGTGGTCATGCTGAGGTTATGGTTGGCAGTCCAGATGTCGTAGAGTTAGAAAAGGGTGATAGTGTTGTATTAGGCCATGTATTTTTTGGTGAATTGGATCAGCAAAGTCAACATAAACAAAAACACCCACCAATTGTAATGCATACAAAAGAAGAGCTTTTAAAACAACGTGAATTAGATGCTTCTAACTCAAGCTTAAGTCGAAGCGGGACTTTTTAACTACCACTTAATCTTTTGATGTGATTTGCGATTAAAAATATCTCGATGCTTTTCAACTTCTTTTTTTTGAGAGCTAGAACGTCTTGGATGATCTTTATCAAACTTATGGATAAATTGATCAAGTTCGCTAACATAGTCCCTTTGTTTCTTATTATCACCAAAATTAATAAGTTTACTGATTAATCCCATTTTCTTAATCTCTTTTTATTTAAGTTGAAACTTTATATAAATGCTGTTTCAGATTATACTCCACAAAGAGAGTAAAATCACGACTCTAATAATAAAAGGATACGATATTAATGAAATTTAAAGCCACCGGCAAAGTGCTTGGTGTATTATTAATGTTTTATAGCTTGACTTTGCTATCACCGATTATGGTTGATTATATTTATAAAGAAAATAATGCCAGAGCCTTTATTTTAGGTTTTGCCATTACGTTTATTGTTGGCTTAGTTTTATGGCTTTTAACGTATAAATCAAAAAAAGAGTTAAGCCCAAAAGATGGTTTTATTGTCGTGTTTTTGATTTGGTTAGTATTAGGCTTATTTGGTGCAATTCCTTATATGTTATCAAAAGGCTTACATTTAACATTAAGCGATGCTGTGTTTGAGTCAATGTCGGGTATTACAACGACAGGTGCAACGTTAATTAATCACTTAGATGGCTTACCAAAAAGTATTTTGTATTATCGCCAACAAGCACAGTTTTTTGGTGGTATGGGTATTATCGTTTTAGCCGTTGCAATTTTGCCTTTAATTGGCGTTGGCGGTATGCAGCTTTATCGTGCTGAGATTAGCGGGCCATGGAAAGAGAATAAATTAACCCCAAGAATTATGGAGACAGCCAAAGCGTTGTGGGTTATTTATGTTGTATTAACAATCGCGTGTATTTTAAGTTATTATCTTGCTGGTATGAGCTTTTTTGATGCAATTTGTTATGCATTTTCAACCGTTGGTACAGGTGGTTTTGCCCCGCATGATAGTTCAATGGCTTATTTTAGTGATAAGCCACAAATTTATTTTATTGCGATGTTTTTTATGTTTGTTGGTGCTACAAGCTTTGCCTTACATTTTATTGTCGTTAGCCGTCGTAAAATTAAATACTATTGGCAAGATGTTGAATTTAGATTTTATGTTTATTATGTGCTATTTCTGGCTTTAATTGTCAGTCTAACATTAATTTTAAAACAATTTTATACGAGCTCACCAAAAGCTGTATTAGAGAGTTTTTTCCAAGTTGTTTCATTTGCTAGTAATACTGGCCTTACCTCAAATAGTGATTATGCATCATGGCCTGTATTTATACCAATTCTGTTAATGATTATTGGTTTAATTGGTGGTTGTGCAGGGTCAACCTCTGGTGGAATTAAGCTGATTAGAATGGTATTAATCAAGCAGCAGTTAATTCGTGAGATGAAGCGCTTGGTTCACCCTCAAGGTGTTTTTCCAATTAAGTTTGGTCAAAAGGCGATGTCTGAAGGAGCGATTAATAGTGTTTGGGCATTTATTGCCGGTTATTTTGCTATTATGACCGTTCTATGGCTTGTGCTTATGGCACTATCGATTGAGCCAATGGATGCACTAGCAGCCATTGCTGCCTGTATTTCAAATACAGGTGCCGGTATTGCAAGTATTAGCTCTAATTATGCTGATCTACCAGCAATGGCACACTGGGTATTGGCCATTGCCATGCTTGTTGGACGTTTGGAAGTTTTCACAGTATTAGTTTTATTAATGCCAACATTTTGGCGGCGTTAGTTTTTATTTAATATTGGAAATGTTTTAGGAACTCATCATTTTTACCAATTTTACTCATTGCTTCAATACCCAAATCAAGATGCAGATCAGTGTATTTATGATTGGCTTTATGATCAGAGCGACTTGTTTTAACACCTTCAGGTGTCATTGGTAAATCAGAAACAAGTAATAAAGCACCTCTTGGTATGCGATTGACATGGCCAACAACAAAAAGCGTTGCTGTTTCCATGTCAATACCAATAACAGATAATTTTTTGAGGTAATCTTTAAATTTATTATCCCATTCCCATACCCGCCGATTGGTTGTATAAATAACGCCTGTACGATATTCTAACTTTCGGTGATAAAGCTGTTCTGAAATAAACTTATGTAATTTAAATGAAGGCAGCGCTGGTACTTCTGGTAGCATATAATCATTACTCGTACCATCACCACGCACAGCAGCAATTGGTAGGATAAAGTGGCCAATTTCAGTTGATTTCTTAATGCCGCCACACTTACCTAATAAAAGGACAGCTTTTGGGTGAACAGCAGTTAATAAATCTAAAATAGTTGCTGTATTTGGTGAACCCATACCAAAGTTAATCATGGTAACACCATCTTTATTAGTCGTTGCCTGCATCGGTAAATTATCACCATAGATTTTAGAGTTAAAGCGTTCTGAAAATTGATTTAAATAAGATCTAAAATTGGTTAATAGGATGTAGTCACCAAACTGTTTTAGTGGCATGCCAGTATAGCGAGGTAGCCAGTCATTGGCAATTTGTAATTTGGTTTTCATTTGACAAATCCTTGTTTTAATAGTTGTGATTAATGAAAAGCCTTTAACTTTAAGTATACTATAAATTATCTTCTGGCAAGAAATCTTTGCTTATCTAAAGCGTTTTATGTGATAATTCCAAGCAGCTTAAAGATAGAATTTTATCTAAAAATAATGGAGAGTCATTTTGATTAGTATCAAGCGAATCATTTGTATTTGTATCACGCTTAGTTTTATTATCTTACCGTTGAAAAATGCCAGTGCGTTAATTTTTGGTGGTGGCCCTTATATAGATGTTAACGGTGGCTATGCTTTCTCTGATAGTTTAACGGTTCAAGATGCAGTTAATCAAAAAGATAATGGCTATGGTTTTAACATTAATGCTGGCTGGATGATTATTCCATTAGTTGGTATTGAAGCAGGCTTTACCCATTATCCAGATGTAAAATATCGTTATAACGGTAATGACCAAAGTGCATCACTTTATGGCTATGATTTAGCAGTTAAAGGTCAAGCACCATTAGCATTTGGGTTTTCTTTGATTGGTAAAGTAGGGATTGGACGCTTGAATCAGTCTAGCTTTGACTTTACAGGTAATAGCATTGCAAGCCAAAAGGGAAATAATTTATTTTGGGCTGTTGGTTTAAAATATGAGTTAGTTTATGGTTTTTATTCACAATTGATGTACCAAGTTAATCAAGGTAGTAGTAATATCCCAACCAGCTCCATGTTAACTTTAGGAATTGGCTATCAACTATAAAGCATCATTTCAATATTTATTTTAAGAATACGGATTAAAATAAGGCAAAATTTATATGAATATATTAGTAACCGGCTGTTGTGGATTTATTGGTTTTCACTTGACTAAAAAGCGACTTCAACAGGGTGACCATGTTGTGGGACTAGATAATTTAAATGATTATTATGATGTGTCATTAAAGCAAGCACGCTTTGATATTTTGCAACAATATGAAAATTTTAGTTTTGAAAAGATTAATGTAGAAGATCGTGATGCAATGGCTGATTTGTTTAATCGTTATGATTTTAATCGAGTTTGTCATTTAGCAGCACAGGCAGGTGTTCGTTATTCAATTGAAAATCCAATGAGCTATATCGATTCAAACGTTAATGGCTTTATTACGATTTTAGAAGGTTGTCGTCATAAGAAAATTGAACACTTGGTTTATGCTTCAACCAGTTCAGTTTATGGTGCAAATACTAATCAACCATTTACTGAGAAAAAAGGTGTTGACCATCCACTTGCTTTATATGCAGCAACTAAGCGTGCTAATGAATTAATGGCACATAGCTATGCAAGTTTATATCAATTACCATCAACTGGGTTACGCTTTTTTACGGTCTATGGGCCATGGGGGCGTCCTGATATGGCATTATTTTTATTTACTAAAAATATTTTAGAAGATAAACCCATTGATGTGTTTAATTATGGTAAAATGGTCAGAGATTTTACGTATGTTGATGATATAGTTGAGGGTGTCTCTCGTGCGATTGATCAAGTAGCGACAGCTGATACAAGTTGGGATAGTGATCATCCAAATCCTGCCACAAGCTATGCTCCTTATCGCATTTATAATATTGGCAATAATAAGCCAACTAAGCTTATGGATTATATTAATGCAGTTGAAGTGGCATTAGATAAAAAAGCCCAATTAAACTTAATGCCAATGCAAGATGGTGATGTGCCGTCAACTTGTGCAGATGTAAGTCTATTAGAAGCAAATTTAGCTTATCGACCTCAGATGGGTGTTCAAGAAGGTGTTAGGCGATTTGTTAACTGGTATCGTGAATTTTATCAAGTATAAGCATATGATGCTGAAGCAGTAACGACAGTAGGACAAAATATGACAGAGACAATAGATAAGTTATCCATTTATTCTGTAAAGCAATTATTAAATGATAAAGATTTAGTTGGTCATACAGTGACAGTTAGAGGTTGGGTAAGAACAAGACGCGACTCAAAAGCAGGTATTTCATTTGTTAGTGTCCATGATGGTTCATGCTTTGACCCAATTCAAGCGGTTGTATCGAACACATTAGAAAATTATACGACAGATGTTTTAAAATTAACTAAAGACTGTGCAGTTGAGGTTACGGGTGAATTAATTCAGTCACAAGGTGGTGGTCAAGCTGTCGAGATTCAAGCTGATAGAGTGAAAGTATATGGTTGGATCGATAATCCTGAGACTTATCCAGTTTCACCCAAACGTCATACGGTTGAACATTTGCGTCAAAATGCGCATTTACGTGTACGTACAAATTTAATTGGCGCTGTTGCCAGAATGCGTCATACCTTAGCGCAAGCTGTACACCGATTCTTAGCAGAAGAAGGTTTTTATTGGGTGAATACACCGATTATTACAACCAATGACTGTGAAGGCGCAGGTGAGATGTTTCGCATCTCAACATTAGATTTAGAAAATTTACCACATAATGACCAACAAAAAATTGATTATAGTGAAGATTTTTTTGGTCGTGAAGTAAGTTTAACTGTCTCTGGACAGCTAAATGTAGAAAGTTATTGCCTTGGTTTATCTAAAGTCTATACCTTTGGGCCAACATTTAGAGCAGAAAATTCAAATACCTCACGTCACTTGGCTGAGTTTTGGATGATTGAGCCTGAAGTTGCTTTTGCCAATTTAGATGATATAGCGAACTTATCTGAAAAAATGCTTAAATATGTCATTCGTTGTGCATTAGAAGAGCGTTCAGATGATCTGAAATTTTTTAATCAATGGGTAGATAAAGGATTAATTGAGCGTTTAGAATCAGTCGTTAACCAAGACTTCGTTAAAATGGAATATACACAAGCGATAGAGATATTAAAAGAGTCATCTGAGGCATTTGAATACCCTGTTAGTTGGGGTTTGGATTTACAATCTGAGCATGAACGTTATTTATGTGAAAAATATGCAAAGTCACCGGTTATTTTAATGAATTATCCAAAAGATATTAAAGCATTTTACATGCGGGTGAATGAAGATAATAAAACGGTTGCTGCAATGGATGTATTAGTGCCTGGTATAGGTGAACTCATTGGTGGCAGTCAGCGTGAAGAGCGATTAATAGAACTTGATCAGCGTTTAGATGAGATGCAAATTGAAAAGGATGCACTTTGGTGGTACCGTGATTTAAGACGCTATGGTACTGTACCACACAGTGGATTTGGCCTTGGTTTTGAGCGTTTATTAAGTTATATCACATCGGTTAATAATATCCGTGATGTTATACCATTTCCTAGAACGCCAGGTAATGCAGAATTTTAATGATTAAATGTTAAAACAAAATCAAATTATCAAATTATCAAATGGGAGAAATAGAATGAATCGAGTCAAAGTCGTTGTTACTGGAGCTGCTGGTAATATTGGTTATGCCTTATTATTTAGAATTGCATCAGGTCAAATGTTTGGTAGTGATACTGAAGTAGATTTAAGTTTATTAGAGATAGAGCCAGCTATGGGTGCATTAAAAGGTGTTACCATGGAGCTTGAAGACTGTGCTTTTCCGTTATTAAAAAGTATCCAGTGTTCATTTGATGCAAAAGAAGCCGTTAAAGATGCCAATTGGGTATTATTAGTTGGTGCAGTTCCTCGTAAAGCTGGGATGGAACGATCTGATCTTCTACAGGTTAATGGTGGTATCTTCAAACCAATGGGGCAAGCAATTAATGAGTATGCAGCAAGTGATGTTCGTATCTTAGCCGTTGGTAATCCATGTAATACCAATGCATTAATTACAATGGCGAATGCGCCGGATGTGCCAAGAAATCGTTTCTTTGCTATGACAGCATTAGATGAAAATCGTGCCAAAGCACAGTTAGCACAAAAAGCCAATGTTGATGTAACAAGCGTTACTGAAATGGTTATTTGGGGTAATCACTCAGCTACTCAATATCCAGATTTTTATAATGCAAAAATCAATGGTCAAAGTGCAGATAGCGTCATTAATGATGAAGCTTGGCTTAAAGATGTCTTTATTGAGACTGTTCAAAAGCGAGGCGCAGCCATTATTCAAGCACGTGGTGCATCTTCAGCCGCATCGGCAGCATCAGCTGTGGTTAATACAGTTTATAACTTGATTTTTGATACTAAAGCGAATGATACTTTTTCAGTTGCACTTTGTTCAGACGGGCAATATGGTGTAGATAAAGGGTTAATTTTCTCAATGCCATGTCGTACTGTTAATGGTGTTTTAGAAGTTGCTAGTGGCTTTAATCAAAATGCCTTTGGTCAAGAAAAGGTTAATATTACTTTAGAAGAATTAAGACAAGAGCGTGATGCAGTCAAAGCATTAGGCTTAATCTAAGTAAATATTTTACAAATAAAATTATAATATCTATTGTTAAAAATAC comes from the bacterium SCSIO 12844 genome and includes:
- the ribB gene encoding 3,4-dihydroxy-2-butanone-4-phosphate synthase, whose amino-acid sequence is MFNTTEELISAIANGEMVILLDDENRENEGDFVMAAEKVTPEAINFMARFGRGLVCMPMTEAQCKKLNLPLMVPGNNQSRFGTNFTLSIEARQGVTTGISAYDRAHTILTAIGDNVVADDLVKPGHIFPIMAQTGGVLTRAGHTEASCDLARLAGLKPASVLVEILNDDGTMARGDDLFKVAAKHQLKIGTIADLIRYRIEHEKTVEPVSIMPIETAYGAFQMHSYLDKVDNRIHFALTKGNLLQAEKVTVRVHYQDMFADLIRVNHLPQSWRFDKALEKIAQSDAGVMVLLSGNEHSSEIFNRLETLANDKTIKDHEVETHDEAFKMIGTGARILKDLGVKQMRLLSSPRRYNALSGFDLEVVEYIDELS
- the ribE gene encoding 6,7-dimethyl-8-ribityllumazine synthase, which translates into the protein MSYRVVEGNYIYNGERIGIVASRFNSLVVESLIKGAIDALVRHGVSAENIDVIYVPGAYELPLATQRMANKNRYGGIIALGAVIRGGTVHFDYVAGECAKGLAQVSLNHDIAVSFGVLTTDTIEQAVERAGTKAGNKGADAALALLESMNVLAEIEAL
- the nusB gene encoding transcription antitermination factor NusB, producing the protein MSLKIKLRKRARFHAIQALYQREMAGTDYIELRVQFYEDNLQRHPVDWEFFHDLINGVEQHQLALDDMIRPLVAREFETVNPVELAILRLGAYELCHRLEIPFQVIVNEYVEHAKDLGATDGHRFVNGLLDRLSHQVRAEAS
- a CDS encoding TrkH family potassium uptake protein translates to MFYSLTLLSPIMVDYIYKENNARAFILGFAITFIVGLVLWLLTYKSKKELSPKDGFIVVFLIWLVLGLFGAIPYMLSKGLHLTLSDAVFESMSGITTTGATLINHLDGLPKSILYYRQQAQFFGGMGIIVLAVAILPLIGVGGMQLYRAEISGPWKENKLTPRIMETAKALWVIYVVLTIACILSYYLAGMSFFDAICYAFSTVGTGGFAPHDSSMAYFSDKPQIYFIAMFFMFVGATSFALHFIVVSRRKIKYYWQDVEFRFYVYYVLFLALIVSLTLILKQFYTSSPKAVLESFFQVVSFASNTGLTSNSDYASWPVFIPILLMIIGLIGGCAGSTSGGIKLIRMVLIKQQLIREMKRLVHPQGVFPIKFGQKAMSEGAINSVWAFIAGYFAIMTVLWLVLMALSIEPMDALAAIAACISNTGAGIASISSNYADLPAMAHWVLAIAMLVGRLEVFTVLVLLMPTFWRR
- a CDS encoding AMP nucleosidase, with amino-acid sequence MKTKLQIANDWLPRYTGMPLKQFGDYILLTNFRSYLNQFSERFNSKIYGDNLPMQATTNKDGVTMINFGMGSPNTATILDLLTAVHPKAVLLLGKCGGIKKSTEIGHFILPIAAVRGDGTSNDYMLPEVPALPSFKLHKFISEQLYHRKLEYRTGVIYTTNRRVWEWDNKFKDYLKKLSVIGIDMETATLFVVGHVNRIPRGALLLVSDLPMTPEGVKTSRSDHKANHKYTDLHLDLGIEAMSKIGKNDEFLKHFQY
- a CDS encoding outer membrane beta-barrel protein, producing the protein MISIKRIICICITLSFIILPLKNASALIFGGGPYIDVNGGYAFSDSLTVQDAVNQKDNGYGFNINAGWMIIPLVGIEAGFTHYPDVKYRYNGNDQSASLYGYDLAVKGQAPLAFGFSLIGKVGIGRLNQSSFDFTGNSIASQKGNNLFWAVGLKYELVYGFYSQLMYQVNQGSSNIPTSSMLTLGIGYQL
- a CDS encoding NAD-dependent epimerase, with translation MNILVTGCCGFIGFHLTKKRLQQGDHVVGLDNLNDYYDVSLKQARFDILQQYENFSFEKINVEDRDAMADLFNRYDFNRVCHLAAQAGVRYSIENPMSYIDSNVNGFITILEGCRHKKIEHLVYASTSSVYGANTNQPFTEKKGVDHPLALYAATKRANELMAHSYASLYQLPSTGLRFFTVYGPWGRPDMALFLFTKNILEDKPIDVFNYGKMVRDFTYVDDIVEGVSRAIDQVATADTSWDSDHPNPATSYAPYRIYNIGNNKPTKLMDYINAVEVALDKKAQLNLMPMQDGDVPSTCADVSLLEANLAYRPQMGVQEGVRRFVNWYREFYQV
- the asnS gene encoding asparagine--tRNA ligase — its product is MTETIDKLSIYSVKQLLNDKDLVGHTVTVRGWVRTRRDSKAGISFVSVHDGSCFDPIQAVVSNTLENYTTDVLKLTKDCAVEVTGELIQSQGGGQAVEIQADRVKVYGWIDNPETYPVSPKRHTVEHLRQNAHLRVRTNLIGAVARMRHTLAQAVHRFLAEEGFYWVNTPIITTNDCEGAGEMFRISTLDLENLPHNDQQKIDYSEDFFGREVSLTVSGQLNVESYCLGLSKVYTFGPTFRAENSNTSRHLAEFWMIEPEVAFANLDDIANLSEKMLKYVIRCALEERSDDLKFFNQWVDKGLIERLESVVNQDFVKMEYTQAIEILKESSEAFEYPVSWGLDLQSEHERYLCEKYAKSPVILMNYPKDIKAFYMRVNEDNKTVAAMDVLVPGIGELIGGSQREERLIELDQRLDEMQIEKDALWWYRDLRRYGTVPHSGFGLGFERLLSYITSVNNIRDVIPFPRTPGNAEF
- a CDS encoding malate dehydrogenase, with protein sequence MNRVKVVVTGAAGNIGYALLFRIASGQMFGSDTEVDLSLLEIEPAMGALKGVTMELEDCAFPLLKSIQCSFDAKEAVKDANWVLLVGAVPRKAGMERSDLLQVNGGIFKPMGQAINEYAASDVRILAVGNPCNTNALITMANAPDVPRNRFFAMTALDENRAKAQLAQKANVDVTSVTEMVIWGNHSATQYPDFYNAKINGQSADSVINDEAWLKDVFIETVQKRGAAIIQARGASSAASAASAVVNTVYNLIFDTKANDTFSVALCSDGQYGVDKGLIFSMPCRTVNGVLEVASGFNQNAFGQEKVNITLEELRQERDAVKALGLI